The Azospirillum baldaniorum genome contains a region encoding:
- a CDS encoding N-formylglutamate amidohydrolase — protein MTQRSPCKPAEHPRPVTLPSPPRVAPAPPLLGPDDPPPVTVLRPESDSPVLLLCDHASRAIPKALGTLGLDETNLCRHIAYDIGAAEVTRRLSERFGATAVLSGYSRLVIDPNRALDDPTAIPVVSDDVVIPGNRALDRAEEERRIDAIFRPYHEAVAAEVARRRERGQVPVLLSIHSFTPAMRGVARPWHVGILWDHDPRIPIPMIARLRADGRWCVGDNEPYSGRTTLGGTVESHATPAGLPNVLVEVRQDLIATPEGAALWATVLGDALEPILADPGLYQIKLFPRE, from the coding sequence ATGACGCAGCGATCCCCCTGCAAGCCCGCCGAACACCCGCGACCGGTGACCCTGCCGTCGCCACCCCGCGTCGCGCCGGCCCCACCGTTGCTGGGTCCCGATGATCCGCCGCCGGTCACCGTGCTGCGTCCGGAGTCGGACAGCCCGGTCCTGCTGCTGTGCGACCACGCTTCGCGGGCCATTCCGAAGGCTCTGGGAACGCTGGGGCTGGACGAGACGAATCTGTGCCGGCACATCGCCTACGACATCGGCGCGGCGGAGGTGACGCGGCGGCTGTCGGAGCGGTTCGGCGCCACGGCGGTGCTGTCCGGCTATTCCCGGCTGGTGATCGACCCGAACCGTGCGCTGGACGACCCGACGGCGATCCCGGTGGTCAGCGACGACGTGGTGATCCCCGGCAACCGGGCCCTGGACCGGGCCGAGGAGGAGCGCCGGATCGACGCCATCTTCCGGCCCTATCACGAGGCCGTCGCCGCCGAGGTCGCCCGGCGGCGCGAGCGCGGGCAGGTGCCGGTGCTGCTGTCGATCCACAGCTTCACGCCCGCCATGCGCGGCGTCGCCCGGCCCTGGCATGTCGGCATCCTGTGGGACCACGACCCGCGCATCCCGATCCCGATGATCGCGCGGCTGCGCGCCGACGGGCGCTGGTGCGTCGGCGACAACGAGCCCTATTCGGGCCGGACCACCCTGGGCGGCACGGTGGAAAGCCACGCGACGCCCGCCGGGCTGCCCAACGTCCTGGTCGAGGTGCGCCAGGATTTGATCGCCACGCCGGAGGGGGCGGCGCTGTGGGCAACGGTGCTGGGCGACGCGCTGGAGCCGATCCTGGCCGACCCCGGCCTCTACCAAATCAAACTGTTCCCGCGGGAGTGA
- a CDS encoding carboxylate-amine ligase has protein sequence MEPAFTLGLEEEYLLVDRNSRDIARNPPDEMLEACQEQAPGQIHPEFLRCQIEVGTPVCSSLKEARAELARLRATVAGVARAHNLAPIAASTHPFAAWEPQKHTNRDRYNMLARDLGAPARRLMICGMHVHVGIEDDDLRIDLMNQVRYFLPHLLALSTSSPFWRGQDMQRKSYRLAVWNELPRTGMPDSFQSFGEYQQQVNVLVNAGIIEDASKLWWDIRPSQRFPTLEMRITDVCTRLDDAVTVAALFRCLLRMLWRLRLTNVTWRPYKNLLIGENRWRAQRYGLDEGLVDFGRGTIVPYADLMEELIELTREDAERFDCVAEVANARDIIRRGTSAHRQVAIYREALEQGATGWEALAQVVDWLAEETMVGVE, from the coding sequence ATGGAGCCAGCCTTCACGCTGGGGCTTGAGGAGGAGTATCTGCTGGTGGACCGCAACTCGCGGGACATCGCGCGCAACCCGCCGGACGAGATGCTGGAGGCCTGCCAGGAGCAGGCGCCGGGCCAGATCCATCCGGAATTCCTGCGCTGCCAGATCGAGGTCGGCACGCCGGTCTGCTCCAGTCTGAAGGAGGCACGGGCGGAACTGGCGCGGCTGCGCGCGACGGTGGCCGGGGTGGCGCGCGCCCATAATCTGGCGCCCATCGCCGCCTCCACCCATCCCTTCGCCGCGTGGGAACCGCAGAAGCACACCAACCGCGACCGCTACAACATGCTGGCCCGCGACCTGGGCGCACCGGCGCGGCGCCTGATGATCTGCGGCATGCACGTCCATGTCGGGATCGAGGACGACGACCTGCGCATCGACCTGATGAATCAGGTCCGCTATTTCCTGCCGCATCTGCTGGCGCTGTCCACCTCCTCGCCCTTCTGGCGGGGGCAGGACATGCAGCGGAAATCCTACCGGCTGGCGGTGTGGAACGAGTTGCCGCGCACCGGCATGCCCGACAGCTTCCAGAGCTTCGGCGAGTATCAGCAGCAGGTGAATGTCCTGGTCAACGCCGGGATCATCGAGGACGCGAGCAAGCTGTGGTGGGACATCCGCCCGTCCCAGCGCTTCCCGACGCTGGAGATGCGGATCACCGACGTCTGCACCCGCCTCGACGACGCGGTGACGGTGGCGGCGCTGTTCCGCTGCCTGCTGCGGATGCTGTGGCGGTTGCGGCTGACGAACGTGACGTGGCGCCCCTACAAGAACCTGCTGATCGGCGAGAATCGCTGGCGCGCCCAGCGCTACGGCCTCGACGAGGGGCTGGTCGATTTCGGGCGCGGCACCATCGTTCCCTACGCCGACCTGATGGAGGAGCTGATCGAGTTGACCCGCGAGGACGCGGAGCGATTCGATTGCGTGGCGGAGGTCGCCAACGCCCGCGACATCATCCGCCGCGGCACCAGCGCCCACCGGCAGGTGGCCATCTACCGCGAGGCGCTGGAGCAGGGCGCCACCGGCTGGGAGGCCCTGGCCCAGGTGGTCGATTGGCTGGCCGAGGAGACGATGGTTGGGGTGGAATGA